A single window of Sparus aurata chromosome 12, fSpaAur1.1, whole genome shotgun sequence DNA harbors:
- the LOC115592905 gene encoding 3-hydroxy-3-methylglutaryl-coenzyme A reductase isoform X1, translating to MLARLFRLHGLLVASHPWEVIVGTLALTVCLMSMNSLATSSQMCSWNECPKVEEKVHSSDIIILTITRCMAIVYIYFQFKNLRQLGSKYILGIAGLFTVFSSFVFSTVVIHFFGKELTGLNEALPFFLLLIDLSKACALAKFALSSNSQEEVRENISQGMAILGPTFTLDALVECLVIGVGTMSGVPQLEIMCCFGCMSVLANYFVFMTFFPACVSLVLELSRESREGRPIWQLSHFARVLAEEEDNKPNPVTQRVKIIMSLGLALVHAHTRLAAEHPGQNRTVEGPVAKRLESGGTMLPLKLTSMDLEQVITLGLALLLAVKYVFFEQTETESSLSLKSTIISSPPPQKPRVAADCCRRDLPAPKPPCMMNGTLATSPTSTSSAVSDSKPSPEADTAFRETEAPPAASVDNSPCLPSAAESLAPTPRSPQSSCCSEARTLEECMAILSDPQRGASFLSDKEVMNLVTSRNILNYKLESVLDTPERGVAIRRDMLSPKLPVRSALASLPYKDYDYSKVMGTCCENVIGYMPVPVGVAGPLLLDEKQFHVPMATTEGCLVASTNRGCRALSMSGGCRSRILADSMTRGPVVRLPSACRAAEVKGWLETSDGFRVIKEAFDHTSRFARLEKLLVSIAGRNLYIRFQSQTGDAMGMNMITKGTEQALHRLQQQYPDVQVLAVSGNYCTDKKSAAINWIMGRGKSAVCEATVPAKVVREVLKSSTAALVELNINKNLVGSAMAGSIGGFNAHAANIVAAIYIACGQDPAQTIGSSNCITQMEAAGPDGEDLYISCSMPSIELGTVGGGTNLLPQQACLQMLGVQGSSSSEPGENARQLARVVCGTVLAGELSLMAALAAGHLVKSHMTHNRSKADSPETNSSKSEATA from the exons ATGTTGGCTCGTCTGTTCAGGCTCCACGGCCTGCTGGTGGCCTCCCATCCATGGGAGGTAATAGTGGGCACGCTGGCTCTCACCGTATGCCTGATGTCCATGAACAGCCTGGCAACCAGCAGCCAGATGTGCAGCTGGAACGAGTGCCCCAAAGTGGAGGAG AAAGTCCACAGCAGCGATATAATCATCCTAACGATCACACGCTGCATGGCCATCGTTTACATATATTTCCAGTTCAAGAATCTGCGACAACTGGGATCCAAATACATACTGG GTATTGCAGGGTTATTCACAGTATTTTCCAGCTTTGTGTTCAGTACAGTGGTCATCCACTTCTTTGGAAAAGAGCTGACAGGCCTGAA tgAAGCGCTGCCGTTCTTTCTCCTTCTCATCGACCTGTCCAAAGCCTGTGCACTGGCCAAATTTGCCCTCAGCTCAAACTCCCAG gaggaggtgagggagaaCATCTCCCAGGGCATGGCCATCCTCGGCCCCACCTTCACCCTGGATGCTCTGGTGGAGTGTCTGGTCATTGGTGTTGGCACCATGTCAG GTGTGCCTCAGTTAGAGATCATGTGCTGCTTTGGCTGCATGTCTGTCCTGGCCAACTACTTTGTCTTCATGACCTTCTTCCCTGCGTGCGTCTCCCTCGTCCTGGAG ctgTCCAGGGAGAGTCGCGAGGGACGTCCGATCTGGCAGCTGAGCCACTTTGCCCGTGTTCTGGCTGAAGAAGAGGACAACAAACCCAATCCTGTGACCCAGAGGGTGAAAATCATCATG TCTCTGGGCCTGGCTTTGGTTCACGCTCACACTCGACTAGCAGCTGAACATCCAGGTCAGAACCGCACGGTGGAGGGGCCCGTCGCTAAGAGGCTGGAGTCAGGAGGAACCATGTTGCCTCTGAAGCTCACCAG TATGGACCTGGAGCAGGTGATAACTCTCGGGCTCGCCCTGCTTCTGGCTGTGAAGTACGTCTTCTTCGAGCAAACGGAGACGGAGTCGTCGCTGTCCCTCAAGAGCACCATTATCAGCTCCCCTCCCCCTCAGAAGCCCCGGGTGGCAGCAGACTGCTGCAGGAGGGACCTCCCGGCCCCGAAACCTCCCTGCATGATGAACGGTACCTTAGCAACCagccccacctccacctcctcagccGTCTCCGACTCCAAACCTTCCCCTGAGGCTGACACGGCGTTCAGAGAGACTG AGGCGCCTCCAGCGGCCTCAGTGGACAACAGCCCCTGTCTTCCATCCGCTGCAGAGTCTCTCGCTCCGACACCTCGTTCTCCTCAGAGCAGCTGTTGTTCGGAGGCCCGGACGCTGGAGGAATGTATGGCCATCCTGTCAGACCCTCAG AGGGGTGCCAGTTTCCTGAGCGATAAAGAGGTGATGAACCTGGTGACCTCTCGTAACATCCTCAACTATAAACTGGAGTCTGTTCTGGACACTCCGGAGAGGGGCGTGGCCATCAGGAGAGACATGCTGTCACCCAAACTGCCCGTTCGCTCCGCCTTGGCCTCTCTGCCTTATAAGGACTACGACTATTCTAAG GTGATGGGCACCTGCTGTGAGAACGTGATTGGCTACATGCCGGTGCCGGTGGGAGTGGCCGGTCCGCTTCTGCTGGATGAGAAGCAGTTTCACGTTCCTATGGCGACCACAGAGGGTTGCCTGGTAGCGAGCACCAACAGAGGATGCAGGGCGCTTTCT ATGAGCGGGGGCTGCCGCAGCAGGATCCTGGCCGACAGTATGACGAGGGGTCCTGTGGTGAGGCTGCCCTCAGCCTGCCGGGCTGCAGAGGTCAAAGGCTGGCTCGAGACCTCAGACGGGTTCAGAGTGATCAAAGAGGCGTTCGACCACACGAGCAG GTTTGCTCGTCTGGAGAAGCTGCTGGTGAGCATCGCTGGGAGGAACTTGTACATTCGCTTCCAGTCTCAGACGGGAGACGCCATGGGCATGAACATGATCACTAAG GGCACCGAGCAGGCGCTGCACAGACTCCAGCAGCAGTATCCAGATGTGCAGGTGCTGGCGGTCAGCGGGAACTACTGCACCGACAAGAAGTCCGCTGCCATAAACTGGATCATGGGTCGGGGGAAGTCCGCCGTGTGCGAGGCCACCGTCCCCGCCAAGGTGGTCAGAGAG GTGTTGAAAAGCAGCACGGCCGCTCTGGTGGAGCTGAACATCAACAAGAACCTGGTGGGCTCGGCCATGGCCGGCAGCATCGGGGGCTTTAATGCTCACGCTGCAAACATCGTGGCAGCGATCTACATCGCCTGCGGACAG GACCCGGCTCAGACTATAGGGAGCTCCAACTGCATCACTCAGATGGAGGCGGCGGGTCCAGACGGGGAGGATCTGTACATCAGCTGCAGTATGCCCTCCATCGAGCTCGGCACTGTGGGAGGAGGCACCAACCTGCTGCCACAGCAGGCCTGTCTGCAG ATGCTCGGGGTTCAGGGCTCCAGCTCCAGCGAGCCGGGTGAGAACGCCCGTCAGCTGGCCCGGGTGGTGTGCGGCACCGTGCTGGCGGGGGAGCTCTCCCTGATGGCGGCTCTGGCTGCAGGACACCTCGTCAAGAGCCACATGACCCACAACAG ATCTAAAGCGGACTCACCAGAAACAAATTCGTCGAAGTCGGAGGCGACAGCGTAA
- the LOC115592905 gene encoding 3-hydroxy-3-methylglutaryl-coenzyme A reductase isoform X2 — protein sequence MLARLFRLHGLLVASHPWEVIVGTLALTVCLMSMNSLATSSQMCSWNECPKVEEKVHSSDIIILTITRCMAIVYIYFQFKNLRQLGSKYILGIAGLFTVFSSFVFSTVVIHFFGKELTGLNEALPFFLLLIDLSKACALAKFALSSNSQEEVRENISQGMAILGPTFTLDALVECLVIGVGTMSGVPQLEIMCCFGCMSVLANYFVFMTFFPACVSLVLELSRESREGRPIWQLSHFARVLAEEEDNKPNPVTQRVKIIMSLGLALVHAHTRLAAEHPGQNRTVEGPVAKRLESGGTMLPLKLTSMDLEQVITLGLALLLAVKYVFFEQTETESSLSLKSTIISSPPPQKPRVAADCCRRDLPAPKPPCMMNGTLATSPTSTSSAVSDSKPSPEADTAFRETEAPPAASVDNSPCLPSAAESLAPTPRSPQSSCCSEARTLEECMAILSDPQRGASFLSDKEVMNLVTSRNILNYKLESVLDTPERGVAIRRDMLSPKLPVRSALASLPYKDYDYSKVMGTCCENVIGYMPVPVGVAGPLLLDEKQFHVPMATTEGCLVASTNRGCRALSMSGGCRSRILADSMTRGPVVRLPSACRAAEVKGWLETSDGFRVIKEAFDHTSRFARLEKLLVSIAGRNLYIRFQSQTGDAMGMNMITKGTEQALHRLQQQYPDVQVLAVSGNYCTDKKSAAINWIMGRGKSAVCEATVPAKVVREVLKSSTAALVELNINKNLVGSAMAGSIGGFNAHAANIVAAIYIACGQDPAQTIGSSNCITQMEAAGPDGEDLYISCSMPSIELGTVGGGTNLLPQQACLQCF from the exons ATGTTGGCTCGTCTGTTCAGGCTCCACGGCCTGCTGGTGGCCTCCCATCCATGGGAGGTAATAGTGGGCACGCTGGCTCTCACCGTATGCCTGATGTCCATGAACAGCCTGGCAACCAGCAGCCAGATGTGCAGCTGGAACGAGTGCCCCAAAGTGGAGGAG AAAGTCCACAGCAGCGATATAATCATCCTAACGATCACACGCTGCATGGCCATCGTTTACATATATTTCCAGTTCAAGAATCTGCGACAACTGGGATCCAAATACATACTGG GTATTGCAGGGTTATTCACAGTATTTTCCAGCTTTGTGTTCAGTACAGTGGTCATCCACTTCTTTGGAAAAGAGCTGACAGGCCTGAA tgAAGCGCTGCCGTTCTTTCTCCTTCTCATCGACCTGTCCAAAGCCTGTGCACTGGCCAAATTTGCCCTCAGCTCAAACTCCCAG gaggaggtgagggagaaCATCTCCCAGGGCATGGCCATCCTCGGCCCCACCTTCACCCTGGATGCTCTGGTGGAGTGTCTGGTCATTGGTGTTGGCACCATGTCAG GTGTGCCTCAGTTAGAGATCATGTGCTGCTTTGGCTGCATGTCTGTCCTGGCCAACTACTTTGTCTTCATGACCTTCTTCCCTGCGTGCGTCTCCCTCGTCCTGGAG ctgTCCAGGGAGAGTCGCGAGGGACGTCCGATCTGGCAGCTGAGCCACTTTGCCCGTGTTCTGGCTGAAGAAGAGGACAACAAACCCAATCCTGTGACCCAGAGGGTGAAAATCATCATG TCTCTGGGCCTGGCTTTGGTTCACGCTCACACTCGACTAGCAGCTGAACATCCAGGTCAGAACCGCACGGTGGAGGGGCCCGTCGCTAAGAGGCTGGAGTCAGGAGGAACCATGTTGCCTCTGAAGCTCACCAG TATGGACCTGGAGCAGGTGATAACTCTCGGGCTCGCCCTGCTTCTGGCTGTGAAGTACGTCTTCTTCGAGCAAACGGAGACGGAGTCGTCGCTGTCCCTCAAGAGCACCATTATCAGCTCCCCTCCCCCTCAGAAGCCCCGGGTGGCAGCAGACTGCTGCAGGAGGGACCTCCCGGCCCCGAAACCTCCCTGCATGATGAACGGTACCTTAGCAACCagccccacctccacctcctcagccGTCTCCGACTCCAAACCTTCCCCTGAGGCTGACACGGCGTTCAGAGAGACTG AGGCGCCTCCAGCGGCCTCAGTGGACAACAGCCCCTGTCTTCCATCCGCTGCAGAGTCTCTCGCTCCGACACCTCGTTCTCCTCAGAGCAGCTGTTGTTCGGAGGCCCGGACGCTGGAGGAATGTATGGCCATCCTGTCAGACCCTCAG AGGGGTGCCAGTTTCCTGAGCGATAAAGAGGTGATGAACCTGGTGACCTCTCGTAACATCCTCAACTATAAACTGGAGTCTGTTCTGGACACTCCGGAGAGGGGCGTGGCCATCAGGAGAGACATGCTGTCACCCAAACTGCCCGTTCGCTCCGCCTTGGCCTCTCTGCCTTATAAGGACTACGACTATTCTAAG GTGATGGGCACCTGCTGTGAGAACGTGATTGGCTACATGCCGGTGCCGGTGGGAGTGGCCGGTCCGCTTCTGCTGGATGAGAAGCAGTTTCACGTTCCTATGGCGACCACAGAGGGTTGCCTGGTAGCGAGCACCAACAGAGGATGCAGGGCGCTTTCT ATGAGCGGGGGCTGCCGCAGCAGGATCCTGGCCGACAGTATGACGAGGGGTCCTGTGGTGAGGCTGCCCTCAGCCTGCCGGGCTGCAGAGGTCAAAGGCTGGCTCGAGACCTCAGACGGGTTCAGAGTGATCAAAGAGGCGTTCGACCACACGAGCAG GTTTGCTCGTCTGGAGAAGCTGCTGGTGAGCATCGCTGGGAGGAACTTGTACATTCGCTTCCAGTCTCAGACGGGAGACGCCATGGGCATGAACATGATCACTAAG GGCACCGAGCAGGCGCTGCACAGACTCCAGCAGCAGTATCCAGATGTGCAGGTGCTGGCGGTCAGCGGGAACTACTGCACCGACAAGAAGTCCGCTGCCATAAACTGGATCATGGGTCGGGGGAAGTCCGCCGTGTGCGAGGCCACCGTCCCCGCCAAGGTGGTCAGAGAG GTGTTGAAAAGCAGCACGGCCGCTCTGGTGGAGCTGAACATCAACAAGAACCTGGTGGGCTCGGCCATGGCCGGCAGCATCGGGGGCTTTAATGCTCACGCTGCAAACATCGTGGCAGCGATCTACATCGCCTGCGGACAG GACCCGGCTCAGACTATAGGGAGCTCCAACTGCATCACTCAGATGGAGGCGGCGGGTCCAGACGGGGAGGATCTGTACATCAGCTGCAGTATGCCCTCCATCGAGCTCGGCACTGTGGGAGGAGGCACCAACCTGCTGCCACAGCAGGCCTGTCTGCAG TGTTTCtga